The window ATACTGTAAACCCCATTTCTCCATTGCCCCAAATACTTCTAAAAGTTTTACTCCATGAGTAGTTAAAGCAAATTCAACTCTAGGTGGAACTTCTGGATATACAATTCTTTTTATCAAAGATACTTCTTCAAGCGCATTTAGTTTACGACA is drawn from Campylobacteraceae bacterium and contains these coding sequences:
- a CDS encoding winged helix-turn-helix transcriptional regulator encodes the protein CRKLNALEEVSLIKRIVYPEVPPRVEFALTTHGVKLLEVFGAMEKWGLQYAKEMGGKIGEGHCSK